The region acaagagcTTTCTGGATCACAAATCAAACCTTTTCTATCTGTACATGAAGAATTCAGTCACCAACTCAAATCTGACACTAACTAGATGAAAACATGATATATGACGATATAAGATACTTGTGGCAAACATTACCTGGCAAAGCTTATTAATGTATTAAAGTGATTTACGTTGTGTCAGTAATGAACTTTACTTGTCTTGTCTTGGCCGTTACTGTCGATACTGTGTCTGGCACAAACATGAGCCAGATACGTTTGCTGATCAGAGTCTTTCCCTGGAGTGTTTTGACTTGAACTTCATCGTGACTGACATGAGAGCTGCAGTGTTGATTACTGCAGTAGTTCTACTGTGAATCCCAGCCCCTCAATGTACTGCATATTACCAGATTTTAataactgaacctttaaaatgagGGGTTTTTTAATTCTGTGTGGTACAGGTATGTTAATTTATTAAAGACCAAAGGTTCCTGTCTAAGAGAAAAATATTAAGGAAGACCATAAATTAACAACTTCCCTACTTTTGTACGTGCTCTGATTTACTCACATTATTTCTtccatttttaaatcacataaATCAGCTCACTGTGAActtttatgaaatattttagCAGTTTCAAACAACCCATAATGTAGTTGTATTTAGATATAAGGATGTTAAGTGTATTAATGTATAGTGTTAACATTAATTTCTCCTATGaagacatattttatattaatcaAAACTTACATATCCTCAAAACTTCACGATAGCGTGTAATAATACCTTCATTAATTACTGCTTACAAATGCTAAATAGACTGCAGTGAAAGTAAAAAGTCATTTTATTGATTATAGTTTAGGTTAATATTTGTTGTACTGAAAAAATCTTGATTATAATTTGATTAACTTGCCAGAAATTGATAATCAGTTTTGTCGTTTTAGAATTGGAATGGCTATATTTGTTTTCATGGTCAAAAATAACATCTGGagttaaatgtttctttcaaaTGAGCTTTTTACAAAGTTCAGACTCGACTCTGTTGTGTTCTGTGACATTTGTGCTGCACAGAAAACTCCAGGTGTCTCTAGGGGCGGCGGCTGCCAAAAGCTTTATTCAAATCCACTGTAATGACGACAGTGTCAGATAGTGATTTAAAGCTGTTATGTTACAGTAGTTTGACTGGCTCTCAATTCTGTTCTTGATATGGCTTAAAAATAACAGGTAATTTATTCCCCTTTGCTACTTAGGGATCATTTTATTCTAGAGAATTACTAATTGTACAAAAAGGGGGAAAAGGCTtggtcaaaataataataataataaaactatcataggtttttttttcatgatttttattATCAGTCAGGTTTTTCCTATTATAATTAGTCTGTGCTGTTAATTGTGGGGTGTGTTGGCTATATGAGTTACATTAGAACAGCAGctgcatataaataaaatgagctGAAGGGGACACAATCATCAAACCAAACTAACCTTCATGAGGTAACTTAGACAcattttgtttggtggttttGTGGATGTGTTAATTGTGATGGGTCAAGAGATAAACACTATTAGTCCCAGTTGGTTCTCCTGTCTGCCTCTGGAATGACAGCCCAGTTGGGTGAAGGTGTTCTTGCGGCGAGCCAGTTGAAGTCATCCACCTGGCTCCAGTTGTTTCTGTCCCGATCCAGGCCGGACACGTTAAAGTCAGCGTCCAGGGTGGGATAAGACCAGGAGAACGGGGCGAGGCTAACCCCGTGACAGTCCTCTATGATGGCTCGGCTGGTGACGTGCAGATACACCTGAGTGTCCGTGGTGCTGTGGGTCCGCAGCTGCTGGCAGGGGAAGGCCAGGGTGCTGTTCTTGCAGTGATCCACAAACACGGAGGTGGACACGGGCCCGCACAGGATCTCACAGCTGTCGATGTGCTTCAGGTGCAGCGTGCTGGGGGAACCGAACAGACGCACCTTGCAGTTGGACAAGTGGGTCAGCAGCACGTCTCCTTTCTGGATCTCCTCGGCGGTTTTGGTCAGAAGCTCACCGTCCATGTTGGAGAAGCCACACTGATCAGTGGCAGCTGCACCTCCTCCATTCGCGCCTTCAGACGTAGCAGCACCAGGGGGAGACTTCTCCAatgcaccacctcctccatccgCCTTTCCAGACTCCGCAGGTGTGTCCGCACCAGGGGGAACTGCGTCATTGGTGCGAGCTCGAAAGGCAAACTTCTTCTTGGGCAGAGCCTTGTCTCTGGCCTCGGAGATGGAGCTCTGCAGTTTCTGGAGAGCGGCCTGCGCCTGCCTCAGCTCGTACTGCGTCAGGAACAACAAGCTGTCGTTCACAAACTTCTGGAGCTGCGCAGTTTTGGTGCTCGTCTCCTCCAGCCTCCGGATCACCTCGGCCCGGTCCGCTCCGGAGCAGCGGGACAGCAGCTCCTCGATACACGCCAGCTCCGTCCGGAAGGTTCGAGAGAAATACTCGCCCTTCTCCTCCGGCACGGAGCGGATCTCCTTCGCTTCCTTCCTCCGCTCCACATCCTCTATCCTCGCCTGGTTCCGCTTCTGAATCCGCTCTTGAATCGTCGCGGCATCGCTGTCAGTAGCGAACTTATTATCTTGACTGACTTCAGCTGCGGTCTCCATGTTGCTGCAGTGACGGTGTTTGCGGAAGCGACTgcgcctcttcttcttctcggcTCGTGAAACCCGAGGTGGAGTCTCTACACCGCCACCTACTGTAGCGGAGGTTAATTTGATCATGGACATTACAGTGAAGCAGAATAAAATGACTtcaatgtcatcacacaatgatgGCGAAATaacagcagctaccactgaaaggtgcatttagtaaaaaaataaaataaaatatgacgataaaataaacatgtttgcaGGACTttaaaaactatacaaactAGTGCAAAGAGAGGTGCAAGAGGAGGTAGTTGATTGTAGTGCAAAGTAGGTAGTTACGGTTGGATTGTATCGTAGTTATTTTATTGATAGTGTTCTGACGGCCCATGGACAGAAGCTGTTCCTCAGTCTATTAGTTCCCCATTTTAATGACCTGAGCCGCTTCCCAGACGCCATCAGTTTAAACCGTCCATGGCCAGGGCGGAATCCTCTGTGGACCGGTCTGCCCTGTAGGCGTGATCGTCCCCTGCTGGTtgactgcagtacaggtcattaACATATATTCCCAACAAATAAGATATAAGAAATATTGGCAGGAGAAATACGTGAAAGCATAAATAATATGTATATCGTGTAAACTCGATACATAAAACGCAAACAGGATTGTACATGGAAAGATACTGAGATATCGTGAATTTGCTCTGACAATATCGCACCTACTTTATTTCATGAGTAACATGCACGTATGTATGCGTGTGTTATGCATCGATGTGTGCGTACGTATGTATATATGGTACTCACTTTGTGTTACATTTAGTTTTGTCTTTCATCATCGATGGTTTCGTAGATCAAACGTCTTCAAAGggacaaatatacaaatataacttcacctcctgggcactgctgaggtgcccttgagcaaggcaccgtaccccccaattgctcatagggcgcttttcctgggggctgcccatcactctaccatctctctccaaaatatgcatgtctttgagccctgtgtgtgtgtgggattgtgggttaatgcatgtattaaatgaaaaacatgagtgtaaaaagtatttccccttgtgggatcaataaaggaagtttaagttttaAGAATCAAACCGCTTGTGATCACAAACCTCACAACAGACACAGTGTCCGCGTGTACACCTGTGTACGCTACGTGTATAGTCACCAGGTGGGACTCCACGTTCACAGTCTCGATCACacctgaacaacaacaacaacagaggtgTGTCACCCCCCCACCTGATCGGAGCCCCGCCCTCTACTGTCCACGATGACGCATGACAACAATTTACCTGCCGGTCACGTGGGCGGAGGACTGAACTCTTTATAACACTTTAATATTagtaaataataaacatgtctgTGTTAATCACTGACGGCCGCTGGAGCTCTTGAAGCCCGCAGACATGTCAGGATGTCGGcgtgcaccaccaccaccatcaccgccgccgccgccaccaccaccgccgctgCTGCGGGTCGCTCCGTGCACTACCCCGGCGACCCGTGCGGCGATGGCGAGGAAACCCCGTTGACGTTGCACTGCTTTTTCATGCCGGTGAGTTTCCCTCTGAGTGAATTATAATTTTGCGATAAAAATTT is a window of Paralichthys olivaceus isolate ysfri-2021 chromosome 21, ASM2471397v2, whole genome shotgun sequence DNA encoding:
- the tbcc gene encoding tubulin-specific chaperone C codes for the protein MGRQNTINKITTIQSNLGGGVETPPRVSRAEKKKRRSRFRKHRHCSNMETAAEVSQDNKFATDSDAATIQERIQKRNQARIEDVERRKEAKEIRSVPEEKGEYFSRTFRTELACIEELLSRCSGADRAEVIRRLEETSTKTAQLQKFVNDSLLFLTQYELRQAQAALQKLQSSISEARDKALPKKKFAFRARTNDAVPPGADTPAESGKADGGGGALEKSPPGAATSEGANGGGAAATDQCGFSNMDGELLTKTAEEIQKGDVLLTHLSNCKVRLFGSPSTLHLKHIDSCEILCGPVSTSVFVDHCKNSTLAFPCQQLRTHSTTDTQVYLHVTSRAIIEDCHGVSLAPFSWSYPTLDADFNVSGLDRDRNNWSQVDDFNWLAARTPSPNWAVIPEADRRTNWD